Within the SAR202 cluster bacterium genome, the region TCTCCACGCCCAAGGATCGAAAGCCGGGTCCAGATCACCCTTGGAGATCGAGACTGATTCAACCAAAACCAGTCGTACTGACAAAATCACTGAGCAGTAAGACTGACAAAGTCATTGAGCATTGACACGGATGCAACAAAACGGACTGGACCCGGCACTCACTTCCAGTGCCGGGTCCAGCCACTCTCATCGACGCCTCAAGGTGCGGCCGCTTACTGGTTCCAGTAATTGGGGTCCAGGAAGCTTATGGACTTGTACTTCCGGGACTTGTTGCCCGTGTTGTGCATGTTGTCCCGGCCGTCCTCGAAATAGAACTGCTCGAGCGAGTAGGATGACGCCGGCGACCAGTTCAGGGGCATGTTGCGCAGGTTATTCCTGCGCTCCTGCATGGAGCGGAACGCCCCCGAAAACGCGAGGCCGCCTATCTGGTACTTCTCCTGGGCGTTAATGACGGACATCTCTTTGCCCAGGGCGACGCGCTCGGGTGACAGCATGGAGACCGTCCACCCGTCCGTCAACAGGTCCTGGAGCTTCTTCAGGTTACCGGAGATGTCGGCAGGGTACGTGCCGACAGGAGCGGTCTTGCCCATGGCATCCGTGTACCTGCTGTCCGGACCGGTGGGCGCCATGCCCTGCTCGCCCCGGGTGCTGTAGTAAGTGCCGATGGCCGCGGCGCCCTGGTGCGTAGCAATGGGAGCGATCCTCTGGTTCCCGGACGACCACGGGTTGGAGCCGCCCTCGGACGAGGACCACATTTCAAAGTACTCCGTCGGGTCGATCTTGCGCTGGCCGGTGTATGGCGCGCCCTCCTTGATGTCCAGACGAATGCCCAGACGCGCCCAGTTTGCCTGGTGCATCTGGATGTACGGAAAGTAATCGGCCGTCTGCTGGCTGAACAGCGTCAGCGGTCCCCTCCCGTCCTTCCTGTCCAGGAACCCATCGCCGTTAGCGTCCGTGTAGCCGAGGTCGGCCATGATCTTCTTGGCGCGGGCCAGATCGTAGGTGATATCCAGGGTAGTCCAGTCCTGCCCCGGGAAGTACGGGGTGGACTCGTGCGGGACCATGTTGCGCGGAGTACCAAGGCCGGACGCCACTGTCTCATTGGTGGCGTTCCGGTCCCAGGCCAGGGAAAGTGCGATGCGGAAGTCTTTGGTTCGCAGCAGCGCGCCGATCTCAGGGTCCTGGACGAACTCCTGGTTCACCGTCAGCGTGGAGTCCGCGCCGTCCGGCGAGTCGTGCTTGAACAGGGAGTAGTCGCCCTTCTCCATGTTCGCGATGTAAAGCGGCATCTCGTTGAGGACCATGCCGTTGCGGTTCCAGTCCATCTCTCCGGCCATCATCCTGAACATCGCCACTTCGCGGCTTTCAACTTTGAAGCTCGCGAACTCGTCGGCGTAGGGGAGCTGGTTGCCCTCCGGGTCCACGCCCACGAAGTAGTGGTTGCGCGTCTGTATCAGGCTGTTCTCACCCAGTTCCCTGATCACCCAGCCGCCCATCCAGGAGATATAGTGCTCGCCCTTGTAGATGTAGCTCGGGTCAAAGGTCGTCGGGACAGGCTCCGACGGGATGCCGGTGAAGGCGCGCACGTTCCTGATCGTCGTGATCATCCTGACCCAGTCCGGCTGGTTGTACTTGGTCAGCAGGGTCGGAATCTCCGCCGCGTTGTACTTGACGTGGTACCGCTTGTAAACGTGCGAAGGCGCAACGAAGCAGCGCGGGCACCCCTTGATGCCTGAATATATGTTCATCGCGGACGACTCGGTAATGCCCCAGTTGGGGTCATCGAACGTGATGTAGAAGGTCTGGTCGTCTACGAAGGTTACCTTGAAGTCGTTGCCCGTGATCGGCGAGCGAAGGTCGTTCGGCAGGCCGGGCATGAGCTCCTTGTTCAGCATCAGGTCCTCGAGCGCGAAGCGAACGTCTTCCATGGTGTGCGGGTAGCCGTCCGACCAGCGGGCGCCCTTCCTGAGCTGGAAGGTCAGCCTGCGCCCGTCCTGGCTAACCTCGAACGTCTTGAAAATGCCCGGCACCAGGCTGAGGCCGTCTCCGCTCATGTCGAGGCCGTACTGGAGCCCCGTCGAGTCGTGGTACAGCAGGCCCGTGCCGTAGGTCCGAATTGAGCCTCCGTAAACGCCGATCTCGTTGTACGGTATATATACCTTTACATCTGTGGGCACCGGCAGGCGCTGCTCCAGGGGGAGGATCCTGCCTTGCCTGACGAGGTCTGCCGACATTGGCGATTCTTTGAATTGCGTGGGCACCGGGCCGTCATAGCAGCATGGAGAGAACTCGCCCGGCGAAAGCTTTGGAGGAGTGTACGGCTGGTTGCCCGCGACCGGGGTAGGCGTGGCGCCGGCTGGCGCAGGGGTGGCCGTCGGCTGCCCCGCCGGCGGCTGCGTCGGTGCGGCGGTAGGCTGTCCCGGAGGCGAAGTCGGTTGGGTCGCCGGCGGCGAGGTTGCCGTTGCCGCCGCCGACGTTGGATTGGGCGTCGGCTCATCCTCCCCTGCACACGCCACCGCGGTGGTCAGTCCGGCAGCGGCCACCAGCGCCAGAAATACCCGCCATCCCAAAATCCTGAATCGCAGATCTCCTTTCAAGGTGCTTCGGAGCCAAACGCAAGATTCGAATCTCTCAAAGGGTTCCAGTCTGGGATAGCATGGCGAAATAGCCGTGTCAATAAGCCTAGCAGTGCGATGTATGCCCGTGGACGGGGCCAGGGCGTGGAAAGAAAGGCGAATGGAATTCATGAACTACGATTGTCGAAGCGTGCGTCGCGAATGCGGGTCATGCCGAGAAGAACCGTGCGATCTCGTCGCGGGCGAACGCGGGCATTGGTGCGGCCTTCCCTCCGGAGCGCGCCAGCAGACCGCTGCCGGCCGGGGTGAACCGGCCGATCTCCACCGCCGGTATGCCCGCGCCGGCCAGGGCGCTGGTCACCGCATCGACACTGGTCGGGGCAACCGCGGCCAGGAGAGAGCCCGAGGCAATCAGGCCCAGAGGGTCCAGGCCTGCCGCGCGACAAATCTCCGCGCACTCCGGGAACACAGGCACTCGCTCCAGGTCGATTTCCGCTCCGAGCCCGGACGCCGCTGCCATCTCCGACAGCCCGCCCGCCAGGCCGCCTTCAGTTGGGTCATGCATCGCACGAACGCCCCCCGCGGCCAGGGCCACGGCGCAATCCCTCACGACGCTGATTCCGGGCGTTTGCAGCCACCCGCGGGCGCGGGCTATCGTTGCTGCGCTCACCCCGGCTGCCGCCAGGCGTTCGGGCGCCTCCTGCGCCAGTATTGCCGACCCCTCGATAGCAATCCCCTTTGTGACCACTATGCTGTCCCCTGCCCTCGCGCCTGACGAAAGCACCAGTCTGTGCTTCTCTACCTCGCCCAGAAGCGCGCCGACGGCGATCGGCCGCGGCAGCCCGTACGTGACCTCTGTGTGCCCGCCCACGAGGGTGATGCCGAGGTCCCGACATGCGGCAAGGAGCTGGTCGAAAATGGCCTCCACCCTGGCGGCTTCAATGCCTTCCGGCAGGAGCAACGTTGCCATCATCCACTTCGGAGTAGCACCCGTTACGGCAATATCGTTTGCGTTAACCTGGACCACGTACCACCCGATGCTGTCCGTTGCAAAGGTGATCGGGTCGGTCTTTGTCACCAGGTACCGATCGCCCGCGTAAATGACGGCGGCGTCCACACCTGGCCGCGCGCCCACCACGACGCGCGGGTCCGAAATCTCAATCTTCCCCAGCATCCTGGAAAGGAGATCGAACGGGAGCTTGCCGGCCTGCATGTGACCCTCCGTTGCCGAACAACGTGACGCGAATGCTATCATAGGCGTCATATGATCAAAGCGGTCTTCTTCGACGTGTACGGCACGATTGCGGGGTTTGTGCCTTCGCGCTTCCAGATACAGTCTGAGGCCTGCGCGCCGTTCGGCCTTGCCCTCACGCCGGCTGGCGTGCTGAAGGGCTACGCCGCTGCGGACGCCTTCATGAACGACCAGAACGCCAGGGCGCCCATCAGGCAGATGGACCATGAAGGCAAACGCCGGTTCTTCGCTGAGTACGAGCAACTGGTCTTGCGCGGCTGCGGGCACGAGGTGTCCATTGAGACTGCGGCTGAAATCTGGAAGGGCGTGCGGCGGGCGCCTTACGAAATGGCTACTTTCCCGGATGTTGTGCCCGTCATGGACAGGCTGCGACGGGCAGGACTGCGGGTAGGCGTGATATCCAACATGGACCGACCGGGCACCCAGCTGCTGGCGGACCTTGGCCTGACCGGCCACGTGGACGTCGCCGCCACCTCCGGCGAGGCGCACGCGGAAAAGCCCGACCCAATCATATTCGCGCTCGCGCTGGAGAAGGCCGGGGTTCAGGCCGGTGAGGCGGTGCACGTGGGAGACCAGGTCTCCGCGGATATCGAAGGGGCCATGCGTTCCGGCATCCATGCGGTGCTGATAGACCGCGACGGCAACCACCCGTGGTTCGACAGGTGCCCCCGCATCACGTCGATGGAGGAGCTGCCGGGCATCCTCGAGGCGATGGGAGCGAAGGTCTAGCTCCCGTTCACCTGCTGCCGCATCTTCCAGGCGAAGCCCCCTTCGGACGGCCGCACATCTTCCACTGTGAGAATTGCTCCCTTCTTCACCGGCCGCAGCACCCTGGCGCCGTGGCTCAGCCCTATGGGCAGCAGGCACTGCCGGTCCGACTGCGCAGCGGACACCACAATCCCGTACACCGTGTACCCGCCTTCTCCGTCGAGCGTCTCCCCGGGCCCGAGATCGCGCTTCGCGGCGGCGGCTACCTCCGCCACGCGGGACTTCGGCGCGCCGGTCGGCTCGCGATAAAGGTACGCCTTCGCGATGGACATCGGCGTCTCCATGCCGATCAGATGGAACGGCCTGTACATGAGCCCGTAACGCCCGGACGGGTCCACCGCCACGCCGTACTCCTTCAGGCAGCTCCGCAGGTATTCGCTGTCGCTGGTGATGACGACGAAGACTCCCCACCGGAGCGAGTCGGCTATCTGCGTCCCGTCGCGCCTCAAGGAGCTCACGACCTCCACCACGTTGCGGCCTTTGAGGACCCCGCCTTCGCTCTCCGGGATGAGCAGCGCCGGTATCTCCGCGATGCTCGCGGGCGGAAAGTGCATGCCGGGCACGTCCGGGGTCAGGCCGGTCATGTTTGCGACGGCGCACATTTCCACCGCCGACTTCGTCCCGTCCAGGAACGAGTTGTACATGCGGGCGTTCAGCACCTGCGTTGCAGGGTCGTCCAGCCTGTAGCCGTAGCGGGTGAGCGCGTCGTCCGGAGTCGCAAAGCGGAACTCGGGGATGTACATCGTCCCCTTGCCGGCCGCCACGACCTCAAACCCCATGCTCACAGCCCAGTCGAACAAGTCCTCGATGATCGCAGGCTGGTCGCCGTACGCCAGCGAGTAGACCACCCCTGCCCTGTCCGCCATGCGCTTGATCTGGGGTCCAACGAGCACGTCGGCCTCAACGTTCACCATGACGATGTGCTTGCCCGCGGAGATCGCGCCGTGGGCGTGTCGGGCCCCTGCGTCAGGATCCCCGGTCGCCTCGACCACAACGTCCACGCCCGACTCCAGCGCAACACGGATATCGTCCGTGGCGACGGGCCGGCCGGACGCGATGGCGTCGTTCGCAGCGGAGGCCGTGCGCGCCCGCACTACCGCATCGCCGCGATACCCGGCCTGGACGAGCGCTGCCGCCGCGCGCTGCCCGCTCATGTCGCAGGCAACGGCCACCTCCATCCCGGGCGCGCGCCTGATCTGGGTCATCATCATCGTTCCGAAACGGCCGCAGCCGATCACGGCCACCTTGATGGGCGTTCCGGCCTCGTCCAGCGCCTGTAGACGCTCTCGCATATGGCTTCCTTTCTTATCCCGGCACGGCCCTGGCGAACTGGGCCGACATCTGCTCCTTGAGGTTGAGCATCCTGTCCACAGCGTCCGCAAGGGGCCTTTCCCAGCCGTCCGGCATGGCGGTCAGGTCAAGTCTTATCTGCGTGTTGCCGACATCTGCGTTCGGGCCGAGCATACGCTTCAGCGCCTGCTTTGCGCCGCCTGTGTCGCCGCGGAGCTTGATAACGATGTGCTTCGGCTCGCGGCTTATCGACTCAACG harbors:
- a CDS encoding hydrogenase expression protein, which encodes MQAGKLPFDLLSRMLGKIEISDPRVVVGARPGVDAAVIYAGDRYLVTKTDPITFATDSIGWYVVQVNANDIAVTGATPKWMMATLLLPEGIEAARVEAIFDQLLAACRDLGITLVGGHTEVTYGLPRPIAVGALLGEVEKHRLVLSSGARAGDSIVVTKGIAIEGSAILAQEAPERLAAAGVSAATIARARGWLQTPGISVVRDCAVALAAGGVRAMHDPTEGGLAGGLSEMAAASGLGAEIDLERVPVFPECAEICRAAGLDPLGLIASGSLLAAVAPTSVDAVTSALAGAGIPAVEIGRFTPAGSGLLARSGGKAAPMPAFARDEIARFFSA
- a CDS encoding HAD-IA family hydrolase, coding for MIKAVFFDVYGTIAGFVPSRFQIQSEACAPFGLALTPAGVLKGYAAADAFMNDQNARAPIRQMDHEGKRRFFAEYEQLVLRGCGHEVSIETAAEIWKGVRRAPYEMATFPDVVPVMDRLRRAGLRVGVISNMDRPGTQLLADLGLTGHVDVAATSGEAHAEKPDPIIFALALEKAGVQAGEAVHVGDQVSADIEGAMRSGIHAVLIDRDGNHPWFDRCPRITSMEELPGILEAMGAKV
- a CDS encoding flagellar biosynthesis protein FlgA, whose amino-acid sequence is MRERLQALDEAGTPIKVAVIGCGRFGTMMMTQIRRAPGMEVAVACDMSGQRAAAALVQAGYRGDAVVRARTASAANDAIASGRPVATDDIRVALESGVDVVVEATGDPDAGARHAHGAISAGKHIVMVNVEADVLVGPQIKRMADRAGVVYSLAYGDQPAIIEDLFDWAVSMGFEVVAAGKGTMYIPEFRFATPDDALTRYGYRLDDPATQVLNARMYNSFLDGTKSAVEMCAVANMTGLTPDVPGMHFPPASIAEIPALLIPESEGGVLKGRNVVEVVSSLRRDGTQIADSLRWGVFVVITSDSEYLRSCLKEYGVAVDPSGRYGLMYRPFHLIGMETPMSIAKAYLYREPTGAPKSRVAEVAAAAKRDLGPGETLDGEGGYTVYGIVVSAAQSDRQCLLPIGLSHGARVLRPVKKGAILTVEDVRPSEGGFAWKMRQQVNGS